TGATGCGCCAGGTGACAACCAGTGACTTCTGCATGAGTAGCAGGCCGTCTTGCCTTGCTGAAGATGGCCACCACCCTGCCTCTCACTTTGACCTGTGCACGTCACAGTCCAGCAAGTTCtatcctcctccccctccaacATCCCTGCAGATGACGCTGGCTCCCATGGCCTTACCCACCCAGAGCCACAAGCCCATGGTGTGCCAGAGACAGGATGTGCTCGGGGGTGACCCACGCTCGCCTGGAAAAATACCAGGCTTGAAATCCACCGAGCAAGCGCCGGATGACGGcaagaagaaaagcaaaagtgTTGGGAAGTCGGGGAGACGCGGGAGGCCATTGGGAACAACCAAGCTGGCTGGGTACAGAACCAGCACTGGGCGACCTCTCGGCACCACCAGAGCCGCTGGGTTCAAGACGAGCCCGGGAAGGCCGCTCGGCACAACCAGAGCCGCGGGGTATAAGGTCAGCCCCGGAAGGCCTCCTGGCAGCATCAAAGGCCTCTCGCGCCTCAACAAACTGGCTTATAGTAGCACCTGCAGCGGAGCAGCTTTCCCTTATCCGCTGCCACACAAAGACATCCTCTGTGAAGCTCCATGCAAAGAGAAGACAGCTACTGAGTAGAGGCTCTGCTCTTTTTCCACTTCACCCTTGACTGCTGGAATAATAGACACGTGCAGGTTTCCTGCTGCATATCGGAGGTGATGGTAATATTTCCCAATCTCCTTTGAGGCTGAGAGg
The sequence above is a segment of the Melanotaenia boesemani isolate fMelBoe1 chromosome 15, fMelBoe1.pri, whole genome shotgun sequence genome. Coding sequences within it:
- the c15h5orf24 gene encoding UPF0461 protein C5orf24 homolog yields the protein MMRQVTTSDFCMSSRPSCLAEDGHHPASHFDLCTSQSSKFYPPPPPTSLQMTLAPMALPTQSHKPMVCQRQDVLGGDPRSPGKIPGLKSTEQAPDDGKKKSKSVGKSGRRGRPLGTTKLAGYRTSTGRPLGTTRAAGFKTSPGRPLGTTRAAGYKVSPGRPPGSIKGLSRLNKLAYSSTCSGAAFPYPLPHKDILCEAPCKEKTATE